GTTTCTCAACTAGTCAACTTGAAATCAATAGCTGGTTAGATACCTTCATTCTCGTTCCACTTATCCTGCTTGGACTTCATCATCTTTTAGAAGGTCGAGGAAGAATCTTATATTTTGCCAGCCTCACCTTCCTCTTCATTCAAAATTATTATTTTGGCTACATGATGGCACTATTTTTAGCGATTTGGTTCCTTGTTCAACTCTCCTGGGATGTCAAAAAAAGAATAAGATCTATCCTTGACTTTACAGTATTGTCACTATTAGCTGGTCTGTCTAGCATGATTATGCTACTGCCAACTTATCTGGATTTAAAAACACATGGGGAACAGTTGACAAAGATTGTCAATCTACAAACTGAAAATTCTTGGTATTTGGATATATTTGCTAAAAATTTAGTAGGAAGTTATGATACCACTAAATTTGGTGCTATTCCCATGATTTATGTAGGAATTTTTCCTTTACTGCTTTCCCTTATTTTCTTTACTTTAAAGTCCATTAAATGGCAAGTCAAAATGAGTTACGGACTACTACTTTGTATTTTTATTGCTAGTTTTTATCTACAACCACTTGATTTATTTTGGCAGGGACTGCACGCGCCAAATATGTTCCTACATCGCTACGCTTGGCTTTTTTCTCTTATTATCATTTACATGGCCGCAGAAACATTAAATAGATGGAGAGAAATTCAGACCTGTCAGTACCTCATTCCTCTTGCCCTATTGACTTTTGGTTTTGTAGCAACATTTTTCTTCCAAAATCAGTACGAGTTTTTAAACTCCATTCACTTCCTACTATCATTTGAGTTTTTAGCTGCTTATGGCATTCTTCTATTTGCAGTCAGTAAAAAACGGATTCAGTTTCAGGTATTTTCATCTATTAGCTTATTGTTTGTTTTACTTGAACTCGGTTTAAATACAAACTATCAAGTCGATGGATTAGCTAATGAATGGCATTTCCCAAGTCGTGAAAATTATGAGCAAAACTTGGCAAATATTGACAACCTTGTAAAATATAGTCAATTGATAAATGAAGATTTTTATAGGACAGAAAGACTGTTTCCTCAAACAGGTAATGATAGTATGAAGTACAACTATAATGGAATTTCACAATTTTCTTCCATTCGTAATCGTTCTTCGAGTTCAACATTAGACAAGCTAGGTTTTCGTTCAGATGGTACCAATCTTAACTTGCGCTATCAAAATAATACACTTTTAGCAGATAGCTTGTTTTCAATCAAGTACAATCTCTTAGAAAATACTCTCAACAAATTTGGATTCACACCCATACATAGCAGTGGAAACTATACTCTTTATGAAAATGCCTACTCTCTTCCCTTAGCAATCTTAACTACTAATCGTTACAAAGATGTAACCTTTTCTAATTTAACCTTAGATAATCAAGCGAACTTTTTAAAC
Above is a window of Streptococcus sp. zg-86 DNA encoding:
- a CDS encoding YfhO family protein; translated protein: MISSIKHSKFIRLALSFFLPIFIIAIILAIRGIWWGSEITILASDAFHQYVIFNQVLRNALHGNGSLFYTFTSGLGLNFYALSSYYLGSILSPLTYFFDLKSMPDALYLFTLLKFGLTGLSTYFSLSSIHKKLHPLLAILLSTSFSLMSFSTSQLEINSWLDTFILVPLILLGLHHLLEGRGRILYFASLTFLFIQNYYFGYMMALFLAIWFLVQLSWDVKKRIRSILDFTVLSLLAGLSSMIMLLPTYLDLKTHGEQLTKIVNLQTENSWYLDIFAKNLVGSYDTTKFGAIPMIYVGIFPLLLSLIFFTLKSIKWQVKMSYGLLLCIFIASFYLQPLDLFWQGLHAPNMFLHRYAWLFSLIIIYMAAETLNRWREIQTCQYLIPLALLTFGFVATFFFQNQYEFLNSIHFLLSFEFLAAYGILLFAVSKKRIQFQVFSSISLLFVLLELGLNTNYQVDGLANEWHFPSRENYEQNLANIDNLVKYSQLINEDFYRTERLFPQTGNDSMKYNYNGISQFSSIRNRSSSSTLDKLGFRSDGTNLNLRYQNNTLLADSLFSIKYNLLENTLNKFGFTPIHSSGNYTLYENAYSLPLAILTTNRYKDVTFSNLTLDNQANFLNQLSGLDAQYYSSLSPFKVENGVELDNRVTLSRTDSDETPKIHYSLMVPAHTQLYVTIPNIHFTNEDTKNVQFTIQNETKNFTLDNTFSLFDAGYFEHEQSITLSISFPHNSQVSFDKPQFYRLDTQAYQTAIETLKQKDVSVKTKENKISIDYQTESDASLLLTLPYDRGWSAVQNGKVLPIVKAQNGFMKIDIQKGKGNIVLTFLPQGFRVGCYCFMVGITLFILYNILRNKRIY